Proteins encoded by one window of Simiduia curdlanivorans:
- the rimM gene encoding ribosome maturation factor RimM (Essential for efficient processing of 16S rRNA): MTDTRSNLIDVGRITSVFGIKGWVKVHSDTEPAENIVSYKPWWLKTRHGVKAVEVDEFQAHGKGFIAHIKGVDDRDAAEALAKVTISVERAQLPELDSEEYYWHQLENLQVISVFGGAEVVFGRVSHLLETGANDVLVVKPEADSLDDKERLVPYVPGQFVQKIDLDAGKIWVDWDPEF, encoded by the coding sequence ATGACCGATACAAGGTCTAATTTGATTGATGTTGGTCGTATTACCTCGGTATTTGGTATCAAGGGCTGGGTGAAAGTTCACTCGGATACGGAACCGGCAGAAAACATCGTTAGCTACAAACCTTGGTGGTTGAAAACCCGCCATGGCGTGAAAGCGGTGGAAGTTGACGAGTTTCAAGCCCATGGCAAAGGGTTTATCGCGCACATCAAAGGTGTGGATGATCGCGATGCGGCCGAGGCACTGGCTAAAGTTACTATCAGTGTTGAGCGCGCCCAGTTGCCAGAGTTAGACAGCGAAGAGTACTACTGGCACCAGCTCGAGAACTTGCAGGTGATCAGTGTCTTCGGTGGTGCAGAAGTGGTATTTGGCCGGGTTAGCCACTTGTTGGAAACCGGCGCCAATGATGTATTGGTGGTGAAGCCAGAAGCCGATAGCCTGGACGACAAAGAGCGCTTGGTGCCTTACGTGCCTGGGCAATTCGTCCAGAAAATTGATTTGGACGCGGGCAAGATTTGGGTCGATTGGGACCCAGAGTTTTAG
- a CDS encoding HlyC/CorC family transporter translates to MNDIPLSLLFSSLAGLIILSAFFSSSETGMMSLNRYRLKHLVNKKHAGALRAAELLSRPDRLIGVILIGNNLVNILATIIASAITMRLFGEWATLVILPIVLTFIMLIFAEVTPKTVAAFKPEKIAFPASFILKPLLWLFYPVVWLVNTISNALVRLFGINPEVSGTNEHLHPDELRTVVDEAGDLIPDQHQGMLLNVLDLGKATVEDIMVPRNEVVGLNLEDDVVTLLQQIRTSEYTRLPVYEGDINNVVGTLHLRNAARFIFGDDSTITHADIRRFCRKPYFVPESTALHTQLLHYQKEKRRMAFVVDEYGDVQGIITLEDLLEEIVGDFTTNNAGSVEEEIIDLGDGWFIIDGSTSIRDVNRELEWDLPTDEAKTINGLLVDTFQGVPETAMSLTLKNYRFEIVETSSKMIEKVKAIRLQLDDEE, encoded by the coding sequence TTGAACGACATACCTTTGAGCCTACTTTTTTCAAGCTTGGCTGGTCTGATAATACTTTCTGCGTTTTTCTCTTCTTCTGAAACAGGGATGATGTCCCTGAATCGCTATCGCCTGAAACATCTTGTTAATAAGAAGCACGCTGGCGCCCTAAGAGCTGCTGAGCTGCTGAGCCGCCCTGATCGGCTGATTGGCGTTATTTTAATCGGCAACAACCTAGTTAATATTTTGGCGACGATTATTGCCAGCGCTATCACCATGCGCCTATTTGGCGAGTGGGCGACCCTAGTGATACTGCCCATTGTGCTCACTTTTATTATGTTGATTTTCGCCGAGGTCACGCCCAAAACCGTTGCCGCTTTCAAGCCTGAAAAAATCGCATTCCCCGCCAGCTTCATACTTAAGCCACTGCTCTGGCTGTTCTATCCCGTGGTTTGGCTGGTCAACACTATTTCTAACGCACTGGTTCGGCTATTTGGTATCAACCCGGAAGTGAGTGGCACCAACGAGCACCTTCATCCCGATGAGCTACGCACCGTGGTTGATGAAGCCGGCGACCTGATTCCCGACCAACACCAAGGTATGCTGCTCAACGTGCTCGATCTGGGCAAGGCGACGGTGGAAGATATTATGGTGCCGCGCAATGAAGTAGTTGGGCTCAATTTAGAAGACGACGTGGTAACGCTACTGCAACAAATTCGCACCAGTGAATATACTCGCCTACCCGTGTACGAAGGCGACATCAACAATGTGGTGGGCACCTTGCATTTGCGCAACGCGGCGCGCTTTATTTTTGGCGACGACTCCACCATAACCCACGCCGACATCCGGCGCTTTTGCCGCAAACCCTACTTTGTGCCCGAATCCACAGCCTTACATACGCAATTGCTGCACTACCAAAAAGAAAAGCGCCGCATGGCGTTTGTGGTGGATGAATACGGCGATGTGCAGGGCATCATTACCCTCGAAGATCTGCTCGAAGAGATTGTTGGCGATTTCACCACCAACAACGCTGGCAGCGTGGAGGAAGAAATTATCGACCTTGGCGACGGCTGGTTCATCATCGACGGCAGCACGTCAATCCGCGATGTAAACCGCGAACTGGAGTGGGACTTGCCCACCGATGAAGCGAAAACCATTAATGGCTTGCTCGTCGACACATTCCAAGGCGTGCCGGAAACAGCGATGAGTTTAACCTTAAAGAATTATCGTTTTGAAATTGTTGAAACCTCTAGCAAAATGATCGAAAAAGTCAAAGCCATACGGCTACAGCTGGATGATGAAGAGTAA
- a CDS encoding cytochrome C assembly family protein — MYALVLNLAAIAVYVAATGYLITLIRHQKPIAGPWLHALAITAVAFHWAGLYPLLVSAEGINFSFFATASLVSATMNSLLLISGLRKPLHSLYILMMPIAVLCTGLLLATHQAQHFAKLNEGLAAHVILSLLAYSFLTIATAQALLLARQTHQLRHHQTSGSIKFLPPLQTMEALLFELLWLGFIILSASIITGIGFIEDMFAQHLAHKTVFSIIAWLIYAALLAGRHWLGWRGNTAIRFTLGGFAALMLAFFGSKFVLELVLQIH, encoded by the coding sequence ATGTACGCGTTAGTATTAAATCTGGCAGCGATAGCGGTTTATGTGGCGGCCACCGGATACCTGATTACATTAATTCGACACCAGAAGCCCATCGCTGGGCCATGGCTTCACGCCTTAGCGATAACCGCGGTGGCCTTTCATTGGGCTGGGCTCTACCCGCTGCTGGTCTCTGCGGAGGGCATTAATTTCAGCTTTTTCGCAACCGCAAGCCTCGTATCGGCCACGATGAACAGCCTGCTGTTAATATCGGGCCTACGCAAGCCGCTCCACAGCCTTTATATCCTTATGATGCCGATAGCCGTGCTATGCACGGGGTTACTCTTGGCCACACACCAAGCACAACATTTTGCAAAGCTGAACGAAGGCCTAGCGGCGCATGTCATCCTGTCTTTGCTGGCCTATAGTTTCTTAACCATTGCCACAGCTCAAGCCCTTTTGCTGGCTCGACAAACGCACCAGTTAAGACACCATCAAACCAGCGGCTCGATCAAATTTCTGCCACCGTTGCAAACCATGGAGGCGCTGCTATTCGAGCTGCTCTGGTTGGGCTTTATAATCCTCTCTGCGTCGATTATCACGGGTATCGGCTTTATCGAGGACATGTTTGCCCAGCACTTGGCACACAAGACTGTGTTCTCGATCATTGCTTGGCTGATCTACGCGGCACTTCTGGCCGGCCGACACTGGCTGGGCTGGCGCGGCAACACCGCCATCCGCTTTACCCTGGGCGGTTTCGCCGCACTCATGCTGGCCTTTTTCGGCAGCAAGTTTGTTTTAGAGCTAGTGCTGCAGATTCATTAG
- the ffh gene encoding signal recognition particle protein — MFDNLTERLSKSLRTITGKARLTDDNIKDTLREVRKALLEADVALAVVKTFVERVRKRAVGVEVARSLNPGQQFLKIVQAELVELMGQANESLNLAQQPPAVVLMAGLQGAGKTTSVAKLSRFLKERQKKKVLVVSADIYRPAAIKQLETLATEVGVEFFPSSSDQKPIDIAQAAIAHAKKQFCDVVIVDTAGRLHIDDALMDEIKGLHKAINPIETLFVIDAMIGQDAVNTAQAFNEALPLTGIILTKADGDARGGAALSVREVTGKPIKFLGVGEKVDALEPFHPDRIASRILGMGDLMSLIEQAEQTIDKAKAEKLMNKVSKGKGFDLEDLRDQLQQMQNMGGLGSMLEKMPGMGNVAQMAQQADMSKQFKQMDAIISSMTPQERRDPDILSGSRKRRITMGSGTQIQDLNRLLKQHKQMSKMMKKMKGGGMTKMMRGLGGMMPGGMGGLPPGGMR, encoded by the coding sequence ATGTTTGATAATCTAACCGAACGACTTTCTAAATCGCTGCGTACCATTACGGGTAAGGCGCGGCTCACCGACGACAACATCAAAGATACCTTGCGCGAAGTGCGCAAGGCGCTGTTAGAGGCGGATGTTGCCTTGGCTGTGGTGAAAACCTTCGTTGAGCGAGTGCGCAAGCGCGCCGTGGGTGTAGAAGTCGCGAGATCGCTCAACCCTGGCCAACAATTTTTGAAAATTGTGCAGGCCGAACTGGTTGAGTTGATGGGGCAGGCCAATGAGAGTTTGAACTTGGCCCAGCAACCGCCGGCCGTGGTATTGATGGCGGGCCTGCAGGGCGCTGGTAAAACCACCTCGGTGGCCAAGCTTTCGCGCTTTTTGAAAGAGCGGCAAAAGAAGAAGGTGTTGGTTGTTAGTGCCGACATTTACCGCCCAGCCGCCATTAAGCAGCTAGAGACCTTGGCGACCGAGGTGGGCGTTGAATTTTTCCCATCGTCCAGCGACCAGAAGCCAATCGATATCGCCCAAGCCGCTATCGCCCACGCTAAGAAACAATTTTGCGACGTCGTGATCGTCGATACCGCCGGCCGTCTGCATATTGATGACGCGCTGATGGACGAGATCAAAGGCTTGCACAAAGCCATTAACCCGATCGAAACCCTCTTTGTTATCGATGCCATGATTGGTCAGGATGCAGTCAATACGGCACAGGCGTTTAATGAAGCCCTGCCTTTGACGGGTATCATTTTAACCAAGGCAGATGGCGACGCCCGCGGTGGTGCGGCACTGTCGGTGCGCGAAGTGACCGGTAAGCCAATTAAGTTTTTGGGTGTGGGCGAGAAAGTTGACGCGCTCGAGCCTTTCCACCCAGACCGTATTGCCTCGCGCATCTTGGGTATGGGCGATTTAATGTCGCTGATTGAGCAGGCCGAGCAAACCATCGACAAGGCCAAAGCCGAAAAACTGATGAATAAGGTCAGTAAAGGCAAGGGTTTTGATCTCGAAGACCTGCGCGACCAGCTCCAGCAAATGCAGAATATGGGCGGCCTAGGTTCCATGTTGGAGAAAATGCCGGGTATGGGTAATGTGGCGCAGATGGCGCAGCAGGCCGATATGTCCAAACAGTTCAAGCAGATGGATGCCATCATTAGCTCCATGACGCCGCAGGAGCGCCGCGACCCCGATATTCTCAGCGGCTCGCGCAAGCGCCGTATCACCATGGGATCGGGCACCCAAATTCAGGATTTGAATCGTCTGCTAAAGCAGCATAAGCAGATGTCGAAGATGATGAAAAAAATGAAGGGTGGTGGCATGACCAAGATGATGCGCGGCCTGGGCGGCATGATGCCAGGCGGTATGGGTGGCTTGCCGCCGGGAGGTATGCGCTAA
- the rpsP gene encoding 30S ribosomal protein S16, translated as MVSIRLSRGGSKKRPFYHLTVTNSRNARDGRYLERVGFFNPSARGQEERLRVNQERVQHWVDLGAQVSDRVASLLKEATKAA; from the coding sequence ATGGTAAGCATTCGTTTATCTCGTGGTGGCTCTAAGAAGCGCCCATTCTATCATTTGACAGTAACCAACAGCCGCAATGCACGTGACGGCCGTTACCTTGAGCGCGTAGGTTTCTTTAACCCATCAGCGCGCGGTCAAGAAGAGCGTCTGCGTGTAAACCAAGAGCGCGTACAGCACTGGGTTGATTTGGGTGCTCAAGTTAGCGATCGCGTTGCTAGCTTGCTGAAAGAAGCCACTAAAGCGGCTTAA
- a CDS encoding DUF1289 domain-containing protein: MSIGAEVDNQRVKSPCTSVCALNDEDICVGCYRSAMEISRWGRMSHEEQRAVVELAAERRKFENPFS, translated from the coding sequence AGTATCGGTGCGGAGGTGGATAATCAGCGGGTTAAATCACCTTGCACGTCAGTGTGTGCTTTGAATGATGAGGATATTTGCGTGGGCTGTTATCGCTCCGCGATGGAAATTAGCCGCTGGGGGCGCATGAGTCACGAAGAGCAACGAGCGGTGGTTGAATTGGCTGCTGAGCGTAGGAAATTCGAAAATCCTTTTAGCTAA